The following are from one region of the Rhodopirellula sp. P2 genome:
- a CDS encoding pectate lyase has protein sequence MPLPSINAIAMVGILFIAADASAQSPLAFPSAEGYGKHTVGGRGGKVFEVTNLNDSGDGSLRAAVEAKGPRTVVFRVSGTIKLNSDLRIRNPNITIAGQTAPGDGICLRGYPLMISADEVIIRYLRVRFGDESGKDADAISARYVKNLILDHVSASWSVDETVSIYHCENVTVQWCMITESLFDSNHSKSNHGFGGIWGSNHSTYHHNLIAHHSSRNPRFASGCGNTDYRNNVVYNWGYRSCYGGEKRQNDKFNFTNINMVANYYKPGPATDPARIAELAEPSSRGADDKGHWYVADNVIEGSPSVSADNWSGVRGNNFIQLDQPWVAMPINQQTAEEAFEAVLQHAGASWPKRDSIDSRIIQEVRDGSATYEGVYKTKKRVSSDTQITGIIDSQQDVGGWPELKNATAAPDTDHDGIPDAWEAEHELDPNDAQDGNQLNPAGYTMLEQYIASIQ, from the coding sequence ATGCCTCTTCCATCCATCAACGCCATCGCCATGGTTGGCATTTTGTTCATTGCGGCGGACGCGTCCGCACAAAGTCCGCTGGCATTTCCGAGCGCCGAAGGTTACGGAAAACACACGGTGGGCGGTCGCGGCGGCAAGGTCTTCGAAGTGACCAACCTCAATGACTCTGGCGATGGCAGCCTGCGTGCGGCAGTGGAGGCCAAGGGGCCGCGAACAGTCGTCTTCCGAGTCTCCGGAACCATCAAGCTGAACAGCGACCTCCGAATCAGAAACCCAAACATCACCATCGCTGGCCAAACGGCACCCGGAGACGGAATTTGCCTCCGGGGTTATCCACTCATGATCAGTGCCGATGAAGTGATCATTCGATATCTCCGCGTCCGCTTCGGGGATGAATCCGGGAAGGACGCCGACGCCATCTCCGCCAGATACGTCAAGAACCTGATCCTGGATCATGTGTCGGCAAGCTGGAGCGTCGATGAAACAGTGTCCATCTACCACTGTGAAAACGTCACAGTTCAGTGGTGCATGATCACAGAAAGTTTGTTCGACTCCAACCACTCCAAAAGCAACCACGGTTTCGGCGGCATCTGGGGATCCAACCACAGCACTTACCACCACAACCTGATCGCACATCATTCCAGTCGCAACCCTCGATTCGCATCCGGATGCGGCAACACGGATTATCGCAACAACGTGGTGTACAACTGGGGCTATCGAAGCTGCTATGGAGGCGAAAAGAGACAGAACGACAAGTTCAACTTCACCAACATCAACATGGTCGCCAACTACTACAAACCCGGCCCCGCAACGGACCCCGCCCGGATTGCCGAGCTCGCTGAACCATCGTCCCGAGGCGCCGACGACAAGGGGCATTGGTATGTCGCCGACAATGTCATCGAGGGCAGCCCCTCGGTCTCAGCGGACAACTGGAGCGGTGTTCGCGGCAACAACTTCATCCAACTTGACCAACCCTGGGTAGCGATGCCAATCAATCAACAAACCGCTGAAGAAGCATTCGAGGCCGTTCTCCAGCATGCAGGAGCGTCCTGGCCCAAACGGGATTCGATCGATTCACGTATCATCCAAGAAGTCCGCGATGGCTCGGCAACCTACGAAGGCGTTTACAAAACCAAGAAACGCGTGAGCAGTGACACTCAAATCACTGGCATCATTGATTCGCAACAGGACGTCGGTGGCTGGCCTGAACTCAAAAACGCAACCGCGGCTCCCGACACGGACCACGATGGCATCCCGGATGCATGGGAAGCAGAGCATGAATTGGATCCGAATGATGCTCAGGATGGGAACCAACTCAATCCCGCCGGCTACACCATGCTCGAACAATACATCGCCAGCATCCAATAG